A genomic window from Candidatus Endomicrobium procryptotermitis includes:
- a CDS encoding AsmA family protein, with product MKKIIITISAILIVFIIVFIMIPFLLKAAFPPEKIKTVMEAYTKSEFDREINFDKITFIRTGMQLHNFTLSKKGGFDKGVFIKTKKLSFKVKLLPLLIKNISLYRIEAGELFMDIIKKDGMYNVSNEDIIKKFVFDGLKNGKNKKIKFAISEINITKSQIQYFSKDKNIIYTISDLSAVSKNVHLSVPFETKLKFILSYNKETERIEVPFEALLIADLQNMNPLNASIEIKSLDFHYNDTKFNVKAKAENFFMPNVSFSAEADTFTQNTLKDIAAACMPFKFNKVKINSEFKVDFINKAIIFKSLDLTSGNSVVKSSGSVGFGQKNKSIDFKQTLSFNIGEILGNFEKWFTKFSVNGTVNAATVFKNNTVTAQAWSNDISVNFEKTGISASSAAVKSAFKVDFLYGKINFSNLDFSILNFIVNSNGIYDFKKNNYEFFINSSFGISDLSLLFGRYIKDYSPQGKADISFKFSNSGIKGSAVLKDAAVKYLSVFDIDKLNGTIVFNSINDIKTNNMTGKLNGEKFTLLASYFKDLQNIMLSLNFKANKFYFPSFPPKKEADKNILEGKVPAENRGLPYILHLKMSTHANFAEISHIKTKSVNINADLKNITHRYDRIKGYLSVNADNVVIENIEEFANKNTFAKSVIYPLNEVREAAANIGINIFGKKEMPEGKKRTNFLKFDKVESKSLFNPGFIHMEKLKLSSAGSYVNAAGGIGLQSHFLNMRLIVGAVTGESFVIKLDGTLDKPKTRVDLAGSIFTVIDAIQKAVK from the coding sequence ATGAAAAAAATAATTATAACAATAAGCGCAATTTTAATAGTTTTTATCATTGTATTTATAATGATTCCTTTTTTATTAAAAGCCGCATTTCCCCCGGAAAAAATTAAAACTGTTATGGAAGCTTATACAAAATCCGAATTCGACAGAGAAATAAATTTTGATAAGATTACTTTTATAAGAACGGGTATGCAGCTGCACAATTTTACTTTATCGAAAAAAGGTGGTTTTGACAAAGGCGTTTTCATTAAAACAAAAAAATTGTCGTTTAAAGTTAAACTGCTGCCTTTACTAATAAAAAACATATCACTATACCGCATTGAAGCCGGTGAATTGTTTATGGATATTATAAAAAAAGATGGAATGTACAATGTTTCTAACGAAGACATTATAAAAAAATTTGTTTTTGACGGTTTAAAAAATGGCAAAAATAAAAAGATTAAATTTGCCATCTCAGAAATAAACATAACAAAATCGCAGATCCAGTATTTTAGTAAAGACAAAAATATTATATATACAATTTCAGACTTATCTGCCGTTTCAAAAAATGTGCATCTTTCAGTTCCGTTTGAAACAAAACTTAAATTTATTCTTTCCTATAATAAAGAAACCGAAAGGATTGAAGTGCCATTTGAAGCTCTGTTAATTGCAGATTTGCAAAATATGAATCCATTAAACGCTTCCATAGAAATAAAATCTCTTGATTTTCATTATAACGATACGAAATTTAATGTAAAAGCTAAAGCAGAAAATTTTTTTATGCCTAATGTAAGCTTTTCGGCCGAAGCCGATACTTTTACACAAAACACATTGAAAGATATTGCTGCGGCATGCATGCCTTTTAAATTTAATAAAGTTAAAATCAATTCCGAATTCAAAGTCGATTTTATCAATAAGGCAATTATTTTTAAAAGTTTGGACTTAACTTCCGGCAATTCCGTTGTAAAATCAAGTGGCAGTGTAGGTTTTGGACAAAAAAATAAAAGCATTGATTTTAAACAAACGCTAAGTTTTAATATCGGAGAAATTCTTGGAAATTTTGAAAAATGGTTTACCAAATTTTCAGTAAATGGAACCGTTAATGCAGCGACAGTTTTTAAAAATAACACCGTAACAGCGCAGGCTTGGAGCAATGACATTTCTGTAAATTTTGAAAAAACAGGCATATCAGCAAGCAGCGCTGCGGTAAAGTCCGCTTTTAAAGTTGACTTTCTTTATGGAAAAATCAATTTTTCAAATCTGGACTTTTCTATTTTAAACTTTATTGTAAACTCAAACGGCATTTATGACTTCAAAAAGAATAACTATGAGTTTTTTATAAATTCATCATTTGGCATAAGCGATCTTTCTTTATTGTTTGGCAGATATATAAAAGATTATTCTCCGCAAGGGAAGGCCGATATTTCTTTCAAGTTTTCCAATTCAGGAATTAAAGGCAGCGCCGTTTTGAAAGATGCCGCAGTAAAATATCTTTCGGTTTTTGACATTGACAAATTAAATGGGACTATCGTTTTTAATTCGATTAATGATATAAAAACAAATAATATGACAGGGAAGCTTAATGGTGAGAAATTTACGCTTTTGGCTTCATATTTCAAAGATTTGCAAAATATAATGCTTTCGCTGAACTTTAAAGCAAATAAATTTTATTTTCCATCCTTTCCCCCAAAAAAAGAAGCAGATAAAAACATTTTAGAAGGTAAAGTTCCAGCTGAAAATCGCGGCTTGCCTTATATTTTGCATTTAAAAATGTCCACTCATGCCAATTTTGCGGAAATCTCTCATATAAAAACGAAATCCGTTAATATCAATGCCGATTTAAAAAATATTACGCATAGATATGATCGTATAAAAGGTTACCTTTCGGTTAACGCTGACAATGTCGTTATTGAAAATATTGAAGAATTTGCAAATAAAAATACTTTTGCAAAATCGGTCATATATCCTTTAAATGAGGTACGTGAAGCGGCGGCAAATATCGGAATTAATATATTTGGCAAAAAAGAAATGCCTGAAGGAAAAAAAAGGACAAATTTTTTAAAATTTGATAAAGTTGAAAGCAAAAGCTTATTTAATCCCGGTTTTATACATATGGAAAAATTGAAACTGTCTTCAGCGGGTTCATATGTTAATGCGGCGGGCGGCATAGGTTTGCAGTCGCATTTTTTAAATATGCGGCTTATCGTAGGTGCGGTTACAGGAGAATCTTTTGTTATAAAACTGGATGGCACATTAGATAAACCAAAAACTCGTGTCGATTTAGCAGGAAGCATTTTTACAGTTATTGATGCTATTCAAAAAGCTGTTAAATAG
- a CDS encoding 4Fe-4S binding protein, with protein sequence MENNNCKIKLSASELPIGDIVEAGTAQNFITGDWRSERPVWNKDKCIHCLACWISCPDSSVKIAPDEKKITVITGIDYDHCKGCGICAKECPVKIKAITMEEEKK encoded by the coding sequence GTGGAAAATAACAATTGTAAAATAAAATTATCGGCGTCAGAGCTTCCTATAGGTGATATAGTCGAAGCTGGTACAGCTCAAAATTTTATAACTGGTGACTGGCGTTCTGAAAGACCTGTGTGGAATAAGGATAAATGTATTCATTGTCTGGCATGCTGGATATCCTGCCCCGATTCTTCCGTTAAAATTGCTCCGGACGAAAAAAAGATAACCGTCATTACTGGTATAGATTATGACCATTGCAAAGGCTGTGGAATCTGTGCTAAAGAATGTCCTGTAAAAATTAAAGCCATTACGATGGAAGAAGAAAAGAAATAA